In Phormidium yuhuli AB48, one genomic interval encodes:
- a CDS encoding Uma2 family endonuclease, with amino-acid sequence MVAVQTQPLEFEAFLAQYPDDGRRYELIEGEMIAVLPTGPHEEIAGLLVAEFNVAIRRGGRPYMIPRACLLKPQAPRSGYQPDVAVCDRRQLRQEPLWNTASVIESGVTVPLVVEVVSTNWRDDYGHKLIEYEAMGIQEYWLVDYRALGGVRYIGRPKQPTITIANLVEGEYQLQQFRQGDMLVSRVFPELRLTVDEVLGAIES; translated from the coding sequence GGCGTTTCTGGCCCAGTATCCCGATGATGGCCGGCGCTATGAACTGATTGAAGGGGAAATGATTGCGGTGTTACCGACGGGGCCTCATGAGGAGATTGCGGGGTTGTTGGTGGCGGAGTTTAATGTGGCGATTCGTCGGGGGGGACGTCCGTATATGATTCCCCGGGCTTGTTTGTTGAAACCGCAAGCGCCGCGATCAGGGTATCAGCCGGATGTGGCGGTGTGCGATCGCCGTCAACTACGCCAGGAACCTCTCTGGAATACGGCTTCTGTGATTGAGTCGGGGGTAACGGTTCCGCTGGTGGTGGAGGTTGTCAGCACGAATTGGCGGGATGATTACGGCCACAAACTGATTGAGTATGAGGCGATGGGGATTCAGGAGTATTGGCTCGTTGATTATCGGGCCTTGGGTGGGGTGCGGTATATCGGAAGGCCGAAGCAACCGACGATTACGATCGCAAATTTGGTTGAGGGGGAGTATCAGTTACAGCAATTCAGACAGGGGGATATGTTGGTTTCAAGGGTTTTTCCGGAGTTACGGTTGACGGTGGATGAGGTGTTGGGAGCGATTGAATCTTAA
- a CDS encoding histone deacetylase family protein, with protein sequence MPLPIVHHPDYVAPLPPGHRFPMQKFSQLYSYLLRQGIATAEQIHVPRLPPREVLEWLHEGEYVDGYLTGTLPEKAQRRIGLPWSAELARRTCLAVGGTLLTAELALEQGLACNTVGGTHHAFPGFGSGFCIFNDLAIAARFVQKRGLARRVLIVDLDVHQGDGTAVMFQGDETVFTFSMHCGVNFPSRKQVSDLDVSLREGMEDDEYLQTLAQYLPDLLSQVKPDLVLYDAGVDPHVGDRLGKLALTDTGIFRREMQVLGTCLGAGYPVACVIGGGYSTDFAALTYRHSLLHRVASDLFRQYRLG encoded by the coding sequence ATGCCATTACCGATTGTGCATCATCCTGATTATGTGGCCCCTCTGCCGCCGGGTCATCGGTTCCCGATGCAGAAGTTCTCCCAACTCTACAGCTATCTGTTACGTCAGGGAATCGCGACGGCGGAGCAGATTCATGTTCCCCGTTTACCGCCTCGGGAGGTGTTGGAATGGCTACATGAGGGGGAGTATGTGGACGGCTATTTGACGGGAACTTTGCCGGAGAAGGCGCAACGGCGGATTGGACTTCCCTGGAGTGCGGAGTTGGCACGGCGTACTTGTTTGGCGGTGGGGGGAACTCTGTTGACGGCTGAGTTGGCGTTGGAGCAGGGGTTAGCGTGTAATACGGTGGGGGGAACTCATCATGCGTTTCCCGGGTTTGGTTCGGGATTTTGTATTTTTAATGATTTGGCGATCGCGGCCCGGTTTGTGCAGAAGCGAGGCTTGGCGCGGCGGGTGTTGATTGTGGATTTGGATGTGCATCAGGGGGATGGAACGGCGGTGATGTTCCAGGGGGATGAGACGGTGTTTACCTTCTCGATGCACTGTGGGGTGAATTTCCCGAGTCGCAAGCAAGTCAGTGATTTGGATGTGTCGCTGCGGGAGGGGATGGAGGATGATGAGTATTTACAAACTTTGGCTCAGTATTTGCCGGATTTGTTGTCTCAGGTGAAGCCGGATTTGGTGCTGTATGATGCTGGGGTGGACCCCCATGTGGGCGATCGATTGGGGAAGTTGGCCCTGACGGATACGGGGATTTTTCGCCGGGAGATGCAGGTGTTGGGGACTTGTTTGGGGGCGGGGTATCCGGTGGCTTGTGTGATTGGTGGGGGCTATAGTACGGATTTTGCGGCTCTCACCTATCGTCATAGTCTCTTGCATCGGGTGGCGAGTGATCTGTTTCGTCAGTATCGTTTGGGCTGA
- a CDS encoding DUF4168 domain-containing protein, translating into MQWMTRQGLIGAIAFCWGLLMLLVPGQAWADEAPTSTNLTDLGISEITDSGSISSEKVSQFASAYMGIVDLISGRSEELQQAETAEEYNQLEQELEAAAIEIIQETGLTPPEYLQLLTLADTDAEFSERVATQIQDTEE; encoded by the coding sequence ATGCAATGGATGACTAGACAAGGACTTATCGGGGCGATCGCCTTCTGTTGGGGGCTGCTGATGCTCCTGGTTCCGGGACAGGCCTGGGCCGATGAAGCCCCGACATCGACCAACTTAACCGATTTGGGCATTTCCGAGATTACGGACTCAGGCTCCATCTCGTCGGAAAAAGTGAGTCAATTCGCCAGCGCCTATATGGGGATTGTGGACTTGATTAGTGGCCGCAGTGAGGAATTGCAACAGGCGGAAACCGCTGAAGAGTACAACCAATTGGAACAGGAATTGGAAGCGGCGGCGATCGAGATTATCCAAGAAACGGGTTTGACTCCCCCGGAATACTTGCAATTGTTAACCCTAGCGGACACCGATGCGGAGTTTAGTGAACGAGTCGCCACACAAATTCAAGATACTGAAGAGTGA
- the hslO gene encoding Hsp33 family molecular chaperone HslO — MADQLIRATAANGGIRCVGVITTRLTEEARQRHQLSYVATAALGRTMSAGLLLASNMKNPDSRVNLRVKGDGPLGGILVDAGMDGTVRGYVNNPDVELPPNSRGKLDVGQAVGPNGFLYVIRDVGYGYPYSSTVELVSGEIGDDVTHYLGTSEQTPSALVLGVFVGSEGVTASGGLLLQVLPKAARDDALIATLESRLGGLSGFTPLLKQKKTLNAIFETLLGDLDLKILPGVQMLRFHCGCSWDRMLGALKLLGVSELEDMIDKDGGAEATCEFCKEVYNADANDLQRLIDDLAQSSSAR, encoded by the coding sequence ATGGCAGACCAGCTTATTCGCGCAACCGCAGCCAATGGTGGCATTCGCTGCGTCGGGGTCATCACCACCCGACTCACAGAAGAAGCCCGACAACGCCATCAACTCTCCTACGTCGCCACCGCTGCACTCGGTCGAACCATGAGTGCCGGCCTACTCCTCGCCTCCAACATGAAAAACCCCGACTCCCGGGTCAACCTGCGAGTCAAAGGGGACGGTCCCCTGGGGGGGATTCTCGTAGATGCGGGGATGGATGGAACCGTACGCGGCTATGTCAACAATCCCGACGTCGAACTTCCCCCCAACTCCCGAGGGAAACTCGATGTGGGCCAAGCCGTGGGACCCAATGGCTTTCTCTATGTCATCCGGGATGTCGGTTACGGCTATCCCTACTCCAGTACCGTCGAACTGGTATCTGGGGAAATCGGCGACGACGTGACCCACTATCTAGGAACCTCCGAACAAACCCCCTCCGCCCTAGTTCTCGGGGTCTTCGTCGGCTCAGAAGGGGTCACCGCGTCCGGGGGATTACTGCTGCAAGTGCTACCCAAAGCCGCCCGGGACGATGCCCTCATCGCCACCCTAGAGTCGAGATTAGGGGGACTCTCTGGCTTTACCCCACTCCTAAAACAGAAAAAAACCCTCAACGCCATTTTCGAGACCCTCTTAGGGGATTTAGACCTGAAGATTCTCCCCGGAGTGCAGATGTTGCGCTTCCATTGTGGCTGTTCCTGGGACCGAATGCTGGGCGCTCTCAAACTTCTCGGTGTCAGTGAGTTGGAGGATATGATTGACAAAGATGGTGGGGCCGAAGCCACCTGTGAGTTTTGCAAGGAGGTCTACAACGCCGATGCGAACGACCTACAACGACTCATTGATGATTTAGCCCAATCTTCCTCGGCCCGTTAA
- the moaB gene encoding molybdenum cofactor biosynthesis protein B: MVGIDESRPFLPVNIAILTISDSRTLETDKSGQILVERLQAAGHQLLERRLVPDERETIVAVLWEWVKHPQVDVVITTGGTGITGRDVTPEALAEVCEKEIPGFGELFRRISYETIGVSALQSRATAGVAQGTYLFALPGSSGACRDGWDEILRWQLDSRYRPCNLVSLMPRLLEA; this comes from the coding sequence ATGGTTGGTATTGACGAATCCCGTCCCTTTCTTCCCGTCAACATTGCTATTTTGACCATCTCCGACAGCCGTACTTTAGAGACGGACAAGTCGGGACAGATTTTAGTGGAACGCTTGCAAGCCGCCGGACATCAGTTACTGGAACGGCGGCTGGTTCCCGATGAACGGGAGACGATTGTGGCGGTGTTGTGGGAGTGGGTGAAACATCCCCAGGTGGATGTGGTGATTACGACGGGGGGGACGGGAATTACCGGTCGAGATGTGACCCCGGAGGCGTTGGCGGAGGTTTGCGAGAAGGAGATTCCCGGCTTTGGGGAACTGTTCCGCCGCATTAGTTATGAGACGATTGGGGTCTCGGCGTTGCAGTCGCGGGCCACGGCGGGAGTGGCTCAGGGGACGTATCTCTTTGCGTTACCAGGGTCGTCGGGGGCCTGTCGTGATGGCTGGGATGAGATTCTGCGTTGGCAGTTGGATAGTCGTTATCGTCCTTGTAATTTAGTGTCGTTGATGCCGCGTTTGTTGGAGGCGTGA
- a CDS encoding type II toxin-antitoxin system Phd/YefM family antitoxin: MKTIDKSEITDNFLEILEQIQSEGEEVLVTEDSQPILKISPYQKSPTTAELFGELRGKVQYFEDLTQPTVEEWQES, encoded by the coding sequence ATGAAAACTATTGACAAGAGTGAGATTACAGATAACTTCCTAGAAATCCTAGAGCAAATTCAGTCAGAAGGCGAGGAAGTTTTAGTGACCGAAGATAGTCAGCCAATTCTTAAAATTTCTCCCTATCAGAAATCTCCAACAACAGCAGAGCTATTTGGGGAACTGAGGGGAAAAGTTCAGTATTTTGAAGATTTGACTCAACCCACGGTAGAGGAATGGCAAGAGAGTTAA
- a CDS encoding CRISPR-associated protein has protein sequence MSTTILSTIGTSLLTNQINRTNSEEKTWYPQLRDSANLKDTELPDDSEVRQIISILRERAIQKLQDSNIQAIRRASAELNGIYGFYHDDLAGESRPGDFHWLIATDTYQGITTAQIVKDFLLSQGLLVDSYAPDNLSTVSTQTFSDGIDNLIGWLEETIKPLRDNPQSKICFNLVGGFKSLQGYLNTIGMFYADEIIYIFEGERSELITIPRLPITVDYEGLSCYKQELALMAAGATISMEALQGIPESMIYPAGEPDVTLSLWGQLVWNQCKVKLLSLELLELPYLAYRDSFKADYKAITSAIERFRVQEDLVNVSKLLIDSQGDTSVLNSRFHYTRYQGTPKNKKIDHFRVNLSKRISCEKQDDKLLLRYYGTHNHVEGKEEIRH, from the coding sequence ATGTCAACCACAATTTTATCCACCATCGGAACCAGCCTACTAACCAATCAAATCAATCGCACCAACAGTGAGGAAAAAACCTGGTATCCACAATTACGAGATAGTGCCAACCTTAAAGACACTGAACTTCCAGATGATAGTGAAGTTCGACAAATCATATCGATTTTGAGAGAGCGAGCCATTCAAAAACTCCAAGACAGTAATATCCAAGCCATTCGTCGTGCTAGTGCTGAACTAAATGGAATTTATGGATTTTACCATGATGACCTAGCCGGAGAATCCAGACCCGGTGACTTTCATTGGTTGATTGCAACAGATACCTATCAGGGAATTACCACCGCACAGATTGTCAAAGACTTTCTTCTGTCCCAAGGACTTTTAGTTGATAGTTATGCACCAGATAACTTATCCACAGTCAGCACTCAAACATTTTCTGATGGCATAGACAATCTTATTGGCTGGCTCGAAGAAACGATTAAACCTTTACGGGATAACCCACAATCAAAAATTTGTTTTAATCTCGTTGGCGGCTTCAAGAGTCTCCAAGGCTACTTAAATACCATTGGTATGTTTTACGCTGACGAAATTATCTATATTTTTGAAGGAGAACGGTCAGAACTTATAACCATTCCACGACTTCCGATTACCGTTGATTACGAAGGACTCAGTTGCTATAAACAAGAACTGGCATTGATGGCGGCGGGAGCAACCATCTCCATGGAAGCGTTACAAGGGATTCCAGAATCCATGATTTATCCTGCTGGAGAACCAGACGTTACGCTTTCACTTTGGGGACAATTAGTCTGGAATCAATGTAAAGTGAAACTCCTATCCTTAGAATTACTGGAGTTACCCTATCTTGCCTATCGAGATTCCTTTAAGGCAGATTATAAGGCGATTACCAGTGCTATTGAGCGCTTTAGGGTTCAAGAAGATTTAGTGAACGTGTCAAAACTTTTAATAGACTCTCAAGGAGACACAAGCGTTCTGAATTCTAGGTTTCACTACACTCGCTATCAAGGAACTCCTAAGAACAAAAAAATTGACCATTTTCGTGTAAACTTGAGTAAGCGAATTAGCTGTGAGAAACAGGATGATAAACTCCTGTTGCGATACTATGGAACTCATAATCACGTAGAAGGAAAAGAAGAGATAAGACACTAA
- the cas6 gene encoding CRISPR system precrRNA processing endoribonuclease RAMP protein Cas6: MLIRSHWTLTPSETAVLPRSYHLELVKQLHERLGLDMGGQQTPSLTFSGFIGSATRTSEFVTFHPENPYHLSLSGLSETTSKAIFNLDLGDTLEFLGSQFQVCDRHHDITSYDQLYTELIANEPEPERQFNLKFLTPTSFSQKRIYLPLPVPRLLVQSWLDRWNEFGPVYLGSYDLLDYLEEAIALKYHNIRSTRFQVYRSFVTGFVGEITLQIPQRTDPLISQVANLLVHYSNFCGTGVKTRLGMGYSQYQPRQHPSDCKETSKDC; this comes from the coding sequence ATGCTTATCCGATCGCACTGGACCCTAACCCCATCCGAGACCGCCGTTCTCCCCCGTAGCTACCACCTCGAACTGGTGAAACAGCTCCACGAACGACTGGGGTTAGACATGGGAGGACAACAAACCCCCAGCTTGACCTTTTCCGGATTCATCGGTTCCGCCACCCGTACCTCCGAATTTGTCACCTTTCATCCCGAAAACCCCTATCACCTCTCCCTGTCTGGCTTATCTGAGACGACCTCCAAAGCCATTTTTAACCTAGACTTAGGGGACACCTTAGAATTTTTGGGGTCTCAATTCCAGGTGTGCGATCGCCACCACGATATCACCAGTTACGACCAACTCTATACAGAACTCATCGCCAACGAACCCGAACCCGAGCGACAATTCAACCTCAAATTCCTCACCCCCACCAGCTTCTCCCAAAAACGAATTTACCTTCCCCTTCCTGTACCGCGTCTGCTCGTTCAGAGTTGGCTCGATCGCTGGAATGAATTTGGTCCTGTCTATCTTGGCAGTTACGACCTGCTAGACTACTTAGAAGAGGCGATCGCCCTAAAATACCACAATATCAGAAGTACCCGTTTTCAAGTCTATCGCTCCTTCGTCACCGGATTTGTCGGCGAAATCACCTTACAAATCCCCCAACGCACCGACCCGCTCATCAGCCAAGTCGCCAACTTACTCGTTCACTATAGCAACTTTTGCGGAACCGGTGTCAAGACTCGGCTCGGAATGGGATATAGTCAGTATCAACCTCGCCAACACCCTTCAGACTGTAAAGAAACCTCAAAGGACTGCTAA
- a CDS encoding DUF4276 family protein — MHFEILVEDISGKTALDIIIPKIIDISDKNTFKINFYKGIGRIPKGLKPSSDPSKRILLDQLPKLIQGFGKTFSNYPANYHAVLIVICDLDDRCLSEFRRELFDCLEKCMIPPSTYFCIAIEEGEAWFLGDTNAIKKAYPNAKDVVLNEYSSDEICGTWEKLADALFPGGSKQLTKQGWQAIGKQKTEWAKTISPYMNVDANQSPSFCYFRDKLRYLATS; from the coding sequence ATGCATTTTGAAATTCTTGTTGAAGATATTTCTGGAAAAACGGCTCTTGACATTATAATTCCCAAAATTATCGATATTAGCGATAAAAATACATTTAAAATTAATTTTTATAAGGGTATCGGACGGATTCCTAAGGGATTAAAACCTTCATCAGATCCAAGTAAGCGTATATTACTTGACCAACTTCCAAAGCTAATCCAAGGCTTTGGCAAAACTTTTTCTAATTATCCTGCTAACTATCATGCAGTGTTAATTGTTATCTGTGACCTTGATGATCGTTGCCTGAGTGAATTTCGCAGAGAACTGTTTGACTGTTTAGAAAAATGTATGATTCCACCAAGTACTTATTTCTGCATTGCCATTGAAGAAGGAGAAGCTTGGTTTTTGGGAGATACTAATGCTATTAAAAAGGCGTACCCAAATGCAAAAGATGTCGTACTTAATGAATATAGCAGTGATGAAATTTGTGGGACATGGGAAAAGTTGGCTGACGCCTTATTTCCGGGTGGTTCTAAACAATTAACTAAACAAGGGTGGCAAGCAATTGGTAAACAAAAAACAGAGTGGGCGAAGACCATTTCCCCTTATATGAATGTAGATGCCAACCAGTCTCCTAGTTTCTGCTACTTTCGAGATAAGTTGCGCTACCTAGCCACTTCATAA